Proteins co-encoded in one Populus trichocarpa isolate Nisqually-1 chromosome 10, P.trichocarpa_v4.1, whole genome shotgun sequence genomic window:
- the LOC18102734 gene encoding LOW QUALITY PROTEIN: protein ALP1-like (The sequence of the model RefSeq protein was modified relative to this genomic sequence to represent the inferred CDS: inserted 5 bases in 5 codons; substituted 2 bases at 2 genomic stop codons), with the protein IALSPLLGPFFESKKFESFFKTSRKTSNYICSLVKGDLRARQSNFTGSNGKPLSVTDXVTFALRRLGSGESLSNTGDLLGINQSFFSQITRRSVVAMEERGLHHLCWPFTVTEIEEIKSNFEKICGLPNYCGSIDATRITMTLXTVDRSNGVWIDREKNHNMLLQATVDPDMRFCGVIVGYPGSLSDALVLQNSSSHKLSKEVKRLNEKKIELQGVELGKYXIGGSGFPLLPWLLTPYQNXTLAEYNKPHSATGVVAQIALARLKEMWKXIHGVMWLPGKNRLPRIIFVCCLLHHIVIDMEDKVLDELPSSHQHDTDYRXQICETASKTGIVMRXELSLYLSRKSSSSTLSSS; encoded by the exons ATTGCTTTGTCTCCActtttaggtcctttttttgaatcaaagaaatttgaatcttttttcaaaacatcaagAAAGACATCCAACTACATCTGCTCCCTTGTGAAGGGAGACCTGCGGGCAAGGCAATCAAACTTCACTGGTTCAAATGGGAAGCCACTGTCTGTAACTGACTAAGTAACTTTTGCTCTCAGGAGGCTCGGCTCTGGCGAATCATTGTCAAACACTGGCGACTTGTTGGGGATCaaccaatcatttttttctcaaataaccCGGCGATCTGTGGTAGCAATGGAAGAAAGAGGTCTGCACCATCTTTGCTGGCCTTTCACAGTAACAGAGATTGAagagattaaatcaaattttgagaaaatatgTGGCCTGCCTAATTATTGTGGTTCAATTGACGCTACCCGCATTACCATGACTC CAACAGTGGACCGATCAAATGGTGTATGGATTGATCGTGAGAAGAACCACAACATGCTCTTGCAAGCAACAGTGGACCCTGACATGAGATTCTGTGGTGTAATTGTTGGGTACCCAGGTAGTTTAAGTGATGCACTTGTACTGCAGAACTCGAGTTCCCACAAGCTATCTAAGGAAGTGAAAAGgctaaatgagaaaaaaatagaacttCAAGGAGTGGAGTTGGGGAAGT AAATTGGGGGCTCAGGTTTTCCCCTATTGCCATGGCTTCTTACTCCTTATCAAA GCACTCTGGCAGAGTATAACAAGCCACATTCTGCAACTGGAGTTGTAGCACAGATTGCGTTAGCTAGGCTGAAGGAAATGTGGA ATATTCATGGGGTAATGTGGCTGCCTGGTAAGAATAGGTTGCCAaggattatttttgtttgctgcTTGTTGCACCATATTGTTATTGACATGGAGGATAAGGTGCTTGATGAGCTTCCTTCATCTCATCAACATGACACAGATTACCGGTAACAAATTTGTGAGACTGCCAGCAAGACGGGCATTGTTATGC GAGAACTTTCTCTCTACCTTTCTCgaaaatcatcatcttcaacactCTCTTCCTCATGA
- the LOC7458601 gene encoding aquaporin TIP1-3, protein MPINRIAFGTPREASHPDALRAALAEFISMLIFVFAGSGSGMAFNKLTDNASTTPSGLVAAALAHAFALFVAVSVGANISGGHVNPAVTFGALIGGNITLLRSILYWIAQLLGSVVACLLLKFATGGLETPAFGLSSGVGAWNALVFEIVMTFGLVYTVYATAVDPKKGNLGIIAPIAIGFIVGANILAGGAFDGASMNPAVSFGPAVVSWTWTNHWVYWLGPFIGAAIAALVYDNIFIGSGGHEPLPTNDF, encoded by the exons ATGCCTATCAATAGAATAGCGTTTGGAACACCTAGAGAGGCAAGCCACCCAGATGCACTTAGGGCTGCATTGGCGGAGTTCATCTCCAtgcttatttttgtatttgccGGTTCAGGATCTGGCATGGCTTTCA ACAAGTTGACCGACAATGCTTCGACTACTCCTTCTGGTCTAGTAGCTGCCGCACTGGCCCATGCATTCGCACTCTTTGTGGCTGTTTCGGTTGGCGCTAACATTTCTGGTGGTCATGTGAATCCGGCTGTGACCTTCGGTGCACTTATTGGCGGAAATATCACACTGTTGAGGAGCATTTTGTATTGGATTGCTCAGTTGCTAGGATCTGTTGTTGCTTGCTTGCTACTTAAATTTGCCACTGGTGGATTG GAAACTCCAGCTTTTGGATTATCATCTGGGGTTGGCGCATGGAATGCGCTAGTTTTTGAGATTGTGATGACCTTTGGACTGGTCTACACAGTGTATGCCACAGCAGTGGATCCAAAGAAGGGAAATTTGGGCATTATTGCACCTATTGCAATTGGTTTCATTGTTGGTGCCAACATCCTAGCTGGTGGTGCTTTTGATGGTGCATCCATGAACCCAGCTGTCTCTTTTGGTCCTGCTGTTGTGAGCTGGACTTGGACTAACCACTGGGTTTACTGGCTTGGTCCATTCATCGGTGCTGCCATTGCTGCCCTTGTCTATGATAACATCTTCATTGGCAGTGGTGGACATGAGCCACTTCCCACCAATGATTTCTAA
- the LOC7458602 gene encoding photosynthetic NDH subunit of lumenal location 1, chloroplastic — MAISSLSLSWASTTLSQKLSVPGSNEILPRVAAFSGNNSVTCTAEATFNEESNCKRRLLLLGVGALTTSLVPANFLFAEEIPKNYTSFVDFEDGYSYYYPSDWIDFDFRGHDSAFKDRTKQLQNVRVRFIPTEKKDIHELGPMEEAIYFLVKHRYAAPNQMPTIYSMQEKTVEGKNYYTFEYELTSPNYSSVSFATIVIANGRFYTLIVGANERRWRRYRSQLKVVADSFKVLDI; from the exons ATGGCAATATCTTCACTCTCATTGAGTTGGGCTTCCACTACCTTATCCCAAAAG TTAAGTGTCCCTGGTTCAAATGAAATATTGCCTAGAGTAGCAGCATTTTCTGGCAATAACTCTGTAACATGCACGGCAGAGGCAACCTTCAATGAAGAAA GCAATTGCAAGAGACGTCTGCTACTGCTAGGAGTTGGAGCACTAACGACAAGTTTAGTCCCAGCAAATTTCCTTTTTGCTGAAG AGATACCAAAGAACTACACATCTTTTGTGGACTTTGAAGATGGGTATTCATATTATTACCCCTCAGACTGGATT GATTTTGACTTCAGGGGACACGATTCTGCATTTAAGGACAGAACGAAGCAATTGCAGAATGTTAGGGTGAGATTTATACCAACCGAGAAAAAAGACATTCATGAATTGGGTCCAATGGAAGAG GCTATATACTTTTTGGTGAAGCACAGGTATGCAGCACCAAATCAAATGCCAACCATATACAGCATGCAGGAG AAAACCGTAGAGGGAAAAAACTACTACACCTTCGAGTACGAACTTACATCTCCAAACTACTCAAGTGTTTCATTTGCAACCATAGTTATTGCCAATG GGAGATTTTACACTCTGATAGTTGGCGCAAATGAAAGACGGTGGAGAAGATATCGCAGTCAGCTTAAAGTGGTAGCAGACTCTTTCAAGGTGCTTGACATCTAA
- the LOC7458600 gene encoding pectinesterase inhibitor, translated as MNFLAWLPLFLLVNFLHQPTTLVGADLIQETCQKTRYPALCVKTLKSNPRSSTADAKGLVHIMLEANLANSKLTLATVSKLLKESSDKALKKCLDVCAEEYDTAANDDFPTAIQSLEINDLGTAKIHVSAAFDAPGNCRDTFSEVPGVQAPPDLSKLNDYFEQLSVTALIMLNNLG; from the coding sequence atgaattttcTTGCCTGGCTTCCCCTTTTCCTTCTAGTCAATTTCTTGCATCAACCTACGACGTTGGTAGGGGCTGATCTTATACAAGAAACTTGCCAGAAAACCAGGTACCCTGCTCTTTGCGTGAAAACCCTAAAGTCAAACCCACGAAGCTCTACTGCTGATGCCAAAGGACTTGTTCATATAATGCTAGAAGCTAACTTGGCAAATAGTAAACTTACTTTGGCCACAGTAAGCAAACTGCTTAAAGAGTCTAGTGATAAAGCCTTGAAGAAATGCCTCGACGTGTGCGCAGAGGAGTACGACACGGCTGCCAATGATGATTTTCCTACTGCAATACAAAGTTTAGAGATAAATGATCTTGGCACAGCAAAAATTCATGTAAGCGCTGCTTTTGATGCTCCAGGGAACTGTAGAGACACATTTTCGGAAGTTCCAGGCGTTCAAGCACCACCTGATTTAAGCAAGCTGAATGATTATTTTGAGCAGCTTTCTGTAACAGCTCTCATAATGTTAAACAATCTCGGTTGA
- the LOC18102735 gene encoding protein SOSEKI 5: MATNSADRRELLMPTKYQDRENNPERTKMLNLPKSKSEQKVGVVYYLTRNGQFEHPHFMEVPLSSSQGLQLKDVTDRLNHLRGRGMAIMYSWSSKRRYKNGFVWQDLSETDYVQPCHGHEYILKGSLLLETSLSFRSHNTTSSRNSKVFSDIISSSSEDSNSPVIRRKNCSLTTFDELDEYKVYRARITGEIASKGTSNVSTHATDKRRVSIGNVNFTNKSH, encoded by the exons ATGGCTACCAATTCCGCAGATAGAAGAGAGTTACTGATGCCAACGAAATATCAAGACAGAGAAAACAATCCAGAAAGAACCAAGATGTTAAACCTACCAAAATCAAAATCCGAGCAGAAAGTAGGTGTTGTTTACTACCTCACACGGAATGGCCAATTTGAGCATCCTCATTTCATGGAAGTCCCTCTCTCTTCTTCCCAAGGACTTCAACTTAAAG ATGTGACAGATAGGCTAAACCATCTCCGAGGTCGGGGCATGGCTATCATGTATTCCTGGTCATCTAAAAG gagGTACAAAAATGGATTTGTGTGGCAGGACTTGTCCGAAACTGACTATGTACAACCTTGTCATGGCCATGAATACATTCTTAAAGGATCACTACTGCTAGAAACTTCTCTAAGCTTTCGGTCACACAACACAACATCATCAAGAAACTCCAAAGTTTTCTCGGACATAATTAGCAGCTCAAGCGAGGACTCAAATTCTCCAGtcattagaagaaaaaactgTTCATTGACTACATTTGATGAACTTGATGAATACAAAGTTTACAGGGCCAGAATCACTGGAGAAATTGCTAGCAAGGGTACTTCTAACGTGTCAACACACGCGACTGATAAGAGAAGAGTGAGTATTGGAAATGTGAATTTTACTAACAAATCTCATTGA
- the LOC18102736 gene encoding phragmoplastin interacting protein 1: MVLSNKKLKQKLRAVKAEALVSKVSNGPERDSKNGSLGNPESNSQLQELLEAAKQRQRLSKREQRRKTQSLQGIDSENKSQAGDNGEEDKKVEDIREGDLLVGEDGDGESSEKKIKTKKRKRKREEGESEKKGLEEDVEVKEAKKAKKKKKKKKKKKTKKKTKAKTEEEKAGGEAEGVVEAAKVAGESKISEDIADRVYVGGIPYYSTEDDIRSFFEGCGTITEVDCMTFPDSGKFRGIAIISFKTEAAAKRALDLDGSDMGGFYLKIQPYKTTKVNKEPNFAPGIVEGYNRIYVGNLSWDITEDDLKKFFSDCKISSIRFGMDKETGEFRGYGHVDFSDNDSLVKALKLDQRIVCGRPIKISCAVPKKGGKLQENQNQIVEEAKIQSTAMPMITSDEVNNGVPSISSGKIKRRTCYECGEKGHISTACPKKLTADPTDSNTS; encoded by the exons ATGGTGTTATCAAACAAGAAGCTAAAGCAGAAGCTGAGAGCTGTGAAGGCTGAGGCTTTAGTATCCAAAGTGTCTAATGGACCCGAACGAGATAGCAAAAACGGATCTTTAGGAAACCCAGAGTCGAACTCGCAGCTTCAAGAGCTTCTAGAGGCAGCAAAACAGAGACAAAGATTGTCAAAGAgagaacaaagaagaaagacTCAATCGTTACAAGGGATTGATAGTGAAAACAAGAGCCAAGCTGGTGATAATGGTGAAGAGGACAAGAAAGTTGAAGACATAAGGGAAGGGGATTTGTTAGTGGGTGAGGACGGTGATGGTGAAAGTAGTGAAAAGAAGATAAAGacgaagaagaggaagagaaagagggAGGAGGGAGAGAGTGAAAAGAAGGGTTTAGAGGAAGACGTAGAAGTGAAGGAGGCAAAGAAGgcgaaaaagaagaagaagaagaagaagaagaagaagactaaGAAGAAGACGAAGGCAAAAACTGAGGAGGAGAAGGCCGGTGGTGAGGCAGAAGGGGTTGTAGAGGCAGCAAAAGTGGCCGGAGAAAG TAAAATAAGTGAGGATATTGCTGACAGAGTTTATGTCGGAGGCATTCCATACTATTCGACTGAGGATGACATTCGTAGTTTCTTCGAAGGCTGTGGTACCATAACCGAAGTTGATTGTATGACATTTCCTGACAGTGGGAAGTTTAGGGGAATTGCCATCATTAGTTTCAAG ACTGAAGCTGCTGCCAAACGAGCCTTGGATCTTGATGGATCTGACAT GGGCGGGTTTTATCTGAAAATTCAGCCTTACAAGACAACTAAAGTCAACAAGGAACCCAATTTTGCACCAGGAATTGTGGAGGGTTACAACAGGATCTATGTTGGAAATTTGTCTTGGGATATAACTGAAGATGACCTGAAGAAATTTTTCTCAGATTGCAAAATATCATCTATACGTTTTGGTATGGACAAGGAAACAGGGGAATTCCGTGGTTATGGCCATGTTGATTTTTCTGACAATGACTCGCTGGTGAAGGCACTAAAGTTGGACCAGCGGATTGTCTGCGGGAGACCCATCAAGATAAGCTGTGCGGTTCCAAAGAAGGGAGGAAAACTCCaggaaaaccaaaatcaaatagTTGAAGAAGCAAAAATTCAATCAACTGCTATGCCTATGATTACAAGTGATGAAGTTAATAACGGTGTGCCAAGCATTAGCAGTGGTAAGATTAAGAGGAGGACCTGCTATGAGTGTGGTGAAAAGGGGCATATTTCTACGGCTTGCCCAAAGAAGCTAACTGCTGATCCAACAGATTCCAATACAAGTTAA